The proteins below are encoded in one region of bacterium:
- a CDS encoding tetratricopeptide repeat protein — protein DYPPAISNIGTAYFLAGDATRAEAFLLRAVQLAPNHASYRAALADIYASQGRLSAAEEQLLKAQQTSPTNRDIQKRLLWLRRQQDKSAR, from the coding sequence GACTACCCGCCGGCGATCTCGAACATTGGCACAGCCTACTTTCTCGCTGGCGACGCCACCCGCGCTGAGGCCTTTTTATTGCGCGCGGTCCAGCTTGCGCCAAACCATGCCTCGTATCGCGCAGCGTTGGCGGACATTTACGCCAGCCAGGGAAGGTTGAGCGCTGCCGAGGAGCAGCTTCTCAAGGCCCAGCAGACCTCCCCCACAAACAGGGACATCCAGAAGCGACTTCTCTGGCTGCGTCGCCAGCAGGACAAGAGCGCCCGGTAA